A part of Setaria viridis chromosome 8, Setaria_viridis_v4.0, whole genome shotgun sequence genomic DNA contains:
- the LOC117834436 gene encoding uncharacterized protein — protein MMWKNNREEVSEGLYALSCCPDLRVKLWASCSVSGVRYNTINRERQRHTQNSGVLVDGSHNGVFTKFYGQLTEIIELNYNSNLEFHRTVVLFRCEWFSQDGKARAIRDDGHFRTINIDRFWYKSDPFILATQSRKVFYVEDNLLGQNWRVVQKFEHRSMYDVNETELTNVHQDETGSDNELGEPM, from the coding sequence ATGATGTGGAAGAATAATCGTGAAGAGGTTAGTGAAGGGCTATATGCATTATCATGTTGTCCTGACCTTAGAGTGAAATTATGGGCATCATGCAGTGTCAGTGGTGTTCGGTACAACACCATCAACCGTGAGAGACAAAGGCATACACAAAATAGTGGTGTGCTGGTGGATGGATCACATAATGGGGTGTTCACTAAATTTTATGGTCAGCTCACAGAGATAATTGAGTTGAACTACAACTCCAATTTGGAATTCCATCGAACGGTGGTACTTTTTCGGTGTGAATGGTTCAGTCAAGATGGCAAAGCTAGAGCCATTAGAGATGATGGCCATTTTAGAACCATCAATATTGACAGGTTTTGGTACAAGTCAGATCCATTTATATTAGCAACTCAATCAAGAAAGGTcttctacgtggaggacaatcTGCTTGGTCAAAATTGGCGTGTTGTGCAAAAATTTGAACATAGGAGCATGTACGATGTCAATGAAACAGAATTGACCAATGTGCACCAAGATGAGACTGGTTCTGATAATGAACTTGGGGAACCAATGTAA